Proteins encoded by one window of Martelella endophytica:
- a CDS encoding RelA/SpoT family protein, whose protein sequence is MMRQYELVERVQKYKPDADVALLNKAYVYAMQKHGRQKRASGDPYISHPLEVAAILTDLHMDESTIAVALLHDTIEDTSATRAEIDQFFGDEIGALVEGLTKIKRLDLVSRKAQQAENLRKLLLSVADDVRVLLVKLADRLHNMRTLYYMRPDKRRRISEETMEIYAPLAGRMGMQDMREELEDLAFQYINPEAYQTIRDKLQDLSGQNKVLVQSIEEELKALLIKQGLGEVKVKGRQKKPYSIFHKMQTKSLSFEQMSDLYGFRIIVDEVEDCYRALGLVHTTWRMVPERFKDYISNPKQNNYQSLHTTIVGPQRQRIELQIRTKRMNEIAEYGIAAHSLYKEGKTGRREVADDETNVFSWFRRTIEALAEGDSPEEFLEHTKLELFQDQVFCFTPKGKLIALPKDATPIDFAYAVHTNVGDTCVGAKVNGRMMPLVTRLNNGDEVEIIRSGVQVPPPAWEGIVVTGKARAAIRRATRQAIRKQYSGLGYRILNRTFERSGKTFSREVLAPALHRLGQSDVEDVIAAVGRNELSSYDVLRAVFPDHKDERATANVKPSTEEGWVNLPKGEGMAFRLPDNNGEAAAGMPLRGLSAGVTVRFAPWGAVPGDRVVGIVEDDKSITVYPIQSPALQKFDDQPNRWIDIRWDLDSTDDIRFRVRVDMNVLNLPGTLARVSEKIATLDVNIRSIQMEVVADDFAEVKMELEVWDLRQLTQAINQLQALDCVANVTRVFE, encoded by the coding sequence GCGGCGATCCCTATATTTCCCATCCGCTTGAAGTTGCGGCCATCCTCACCGACCTGCATATGGACGAGTCGACCATCGCGGTCGCGCTTCTGCATGACACGATCGAGGATACCTCGGCGACCCGCGCGGAGATCGACCAGTTCTTCGGCGACGAGATCGGCGCGCTGGTCGAAGGGCTGACCAAGATCAAGCGGCTCGACCTTGTTTCCCGCAAGGCCCAGCAGGCAGAGAACCTGCGCAAACTCCTGCTTTCGGTCGCCGACGACGTGCGTGTGCTGCTCGTCAAGCTCGCCGACCGGCTCCACAACATGCGCACCCTCTACTACATGCGTCCTGATAAGCGGCGGCGCATTTCCGAGGAGACGATGGAAATCTATGCGCCGCTTGCCGGCCGCATGGGCATGCAGGACATGCGCGAGGAGCTGGAAGACCTCGCCTTCCAGTACATCAATCCCGAAGCCTACCAGACCATCCGCGACAAGCTGCAAGACCTCTCCGGCCAGAACAAGGTGCTGGTGCAGAGCATCGAGGAAGAACTCAAGGCGCTCCTGATCAAGCAGGGGCTCGGCGAGGTGAAGGTCAAGGGGCGCCAGAAGAAGCCCTATTCTATCTTCCACAAGATGCAGACCAAATCGCTCTCCTTCGAGCAGATGTCGGATCTTTATGGGTTTCGCATCATCGTCGACGAGGTGGAGGACTGCTACCGCGCGCTTGGTCTCGTCCATACCACCTGGCGGATGGTGCCGGAGCGGTTCAAGGATTACATCTCCAACCCGAAGCAGAACAATTACCAGTCGCTGCACACCACGATCGTCGGCCCGCAGCGCCAGCGCATCGAGCTGCAGATCCGCACCAAGCGGATGAACGAGATCGCCGAATACGGTATCGCCGCGCATTCGCTCTACAAGGAGGGGAAGACCGGCCGCAGGGAAGTCGCCGACGACGAGACCAACGTGTTCTCCTGGTTCCGGCGTACCATCGAGGCGCTCGCCGAGGGTGATAGCCCAGAGGAGTTTCTGGAGCATACCAAGCTCGAGCTCTTCCAGGACCAGGTGTTCTGCTTCACGCCGAAGGGCAAGCTCATCGCGCTGCCGAAGGATGCGACCCCGATCGACTTCGCCTATGCGGTACACACCAATGTCGGCGATACATGCGTCGGTGCCAAGGTGAACGGGCGGATGATGCCGCTTGTTACCCGCCTCAACAATGGCGATGAGGTCGAGATCATCCGCTCCGGCGTGCAGGTGCCGCCGCCCGCCTGGGAAGGCATCGTCGTCACCGGCAAGGCTCGTGCGGCGATCCGCAGGGCGACGCGCCAGGCCATCCGCAAGCAATATAGCGGCCTCGGCTACCGCATTCTCAACCGGACGTTCGAGCGCTCCGGCAAGACCTTTTCCCGCGAGGTGCTGGCGCCGGCACTGCATCGGCTCGGCCAGAGCGATGTCGAGGACGTCATCGCCGCCGTCGGCCGCAACGAGCTTTCCTCCTATGATGTGCTGCGCGCGGTGTTCCCGGACCACAAGGACGAACGCGCCACGGCCAACGTGAAGCCCTCCACCGAGGAAGGCTGGGTCAACCTGCCGAAAGGCGAGGGCATGGCCTTCCGCCTGCCGGACAATAACGGCGAGGCCGCTGCCGGCATGCCCTTGCGCGGCCTTTCGGCCGGCGTCACCGTGCGGTTTGCGCCCTGGGGTGCCGTACCGGGTGACCGGGTCGTGGGAATTGTCGAGGACGACAAGAGCATCACTGTCTATCCGATACAGTCGCCGGCGTTGCAGAAATTCGATGACCAGCCGAACCGCTGGATCGACATACGCTGGGACCTCGACAGCACCGACGACATCCGCTTCCGGGTGCGCGTCGACATGAATGTCCTGAACCTGCCCGGCACGCTTGCCCGCGTTTCGGAGAAAATCGCGACCCTCGACGTCAACATCCGCTCGATCCAGATGGAGGTCGTGGCCGACGATTTCGCCGAGGTGAAGATGGAGCTCGAGGTCTGGGATTTGCGCCAGCTCACCCAGGCCATCAACCAGCTGCAGGCGCTCGATTGCGTGGCGAATGTCACGCGCGTTTTCGAGTAG
- a CDS encoding DUF2062 domain-containing protein, with protein MLFKRRSPASLTQRVRAAIWPRKGLWRAPVYLYHRTVRLRATPHAIAMGIAAGVAVSWTPFIGFHFVSAFALAFLFGGNYFAAALGTAFGNPFTFPFIWLLSWRFGNTLLSRSTFDRDHINLVELVKTFDFADLWKPLLEPMAVGCILPALVCSAIFYAATYFAVQSFQTRRKAMLEARSDQLAAEAGRSNG; from the coding sequence ATGCTTTTCAAGAGACGTTCTCCGGCGAGTCTAACCCAGCGCGTTCGCGCCGCCATCTGGCCCAGAAAGGGCCTCTGGCGGGCGCCGGTTTACCTTTATCACCGCACGGTGCGGCTGAGGGCGACGCCGCATGCGATTGCGATGGGCATCGCCGCTGGCGTTGCGGTGTCGTGGACTCCTTTCATCGGCTTTCATTTCGTCTCCGCCTTCGCCCTGGCATTTCTTTTTGGCGGCAACTATTTTGCCGCAGCCCTTGGTACCGCCTTCGGCAATCCCTTCACATTTCCGTTCATCTGGCTTTTGAGCTGGCGTTTCGGCAACACGCTTCTGTCGCGATCGACGTTTGACCGAGACCACATCAATCTGGTCGAGCTGGTTAAGACCTTCGATTTTGCCGATCTGTGGAAGCCGTTGCTCGAGCCGATGGCGGTTGGCTGCATCCTGCCGGCGCTGGTCTGCAGCGCGATTTTCTATGCCGCGACCTATTTCGCGGTGCAGTCGTTCCAGACTCGCCGCAAGGCGATGCTTGAGGCTCGCAGCGACCAGCTCGCTGCCGAAGCCGGCCGCAGCAACGGCTAG
- the acpS gene encoding holo-ACP synthase, translating to MIVGLGSDLIDIRRVEKTIARFGERFTERCFTEVERLKSDGRKARGASYAKRFAAKEACAKALGTGIARGVFWHEMGVVNLPGGKPTMELTGAAAVHLAALIPAGMEARIHLTITDDYPLAQAFVIIEAV from the coding sequence ATGATTGTCGGGCTTGGAAGCGACCTCATCGATATCAGGCGCGTCGAAAAGACCATTGCGCGATTCGGTGAACGCTTCACCGAGCGCTGCTTTACCGAAGTCGAGCGGCTGAAGTCCGACGGCCGCAAGGCGCGCGGGGCTTCCTATGCCAAGCGCTTCGCCGCCAAGGAAGCCTGCGCCAAGGCGCTCGGCACGGGCATTGCCCGCGGCGTGTTCTGGCACGAGATGGGCGTCGTCAACCTGCCGGGGGGAAAGCCGACAATGGAGCTGACAGGGGCTGCGGCCGTCCATCTGGCAGCCTTGATCCCGGCCGGCATGGAAGCGCGCATCCACCTGACCATCACCGACGACTATCCGCTGGCCCAGGCCTTCGTCATCATCGAGGCCGTCTGA
- the lepB gene encoding signal peptidase I, with protein MSEKAEKQESSLWSNVKVIIQALLLALVIRTFLFQPFTIPSGSMMPTLLVGDYIFVNKFSYGYSKYSFPFAPDFFNGRIFEREPERGDVVVFRYPPNPKVDYIKRLVGLPGDRIQVQNGILYINGDPVPRTADGTFTSDYRNDPGRDIPVFRETLPDGVTYDTLDEIRGSRGDNTREFVVPEGHYFMMGDNRDNSLDSRFDVGFVPAENLVGRASVIFFSLGNDTSFAEIWKWPANMRWGRIFKGIGG; from the coding sequence GTGTCCGAAAAAGCTGAAAAACAGGAAAGCTCGCTCTGGAGCAACGTCAAGGTCATCATCCAGGCGCTGCTTCTGGCGCTGGTGATCCGAACCTTCCTTTTCCAGCCGTTCACGATCCCCTCCGGCTCGATGATGCCGACGCTGCTTGTCGGCGACTACATCTTCGTCAACAAGTTCTCCTACGGTTACTCGAAGTACTCCTTCCCGTTTGCTCCCGATTTCTTCAACGGGCGCATCTTCGAAAGGGAGCCGGAGCGTGGCGATGTCGTCGTGTTCCGGTATCCACCGAACCCCAAGGTTGACTATATCAAGCGCCTTGTCGGTCTGCCGGGTGACCGCATACAGGTTCAAAACGGTATTCTCTACATCAATGGCGATCCGGTACCGCGCACGGCCGATGGCACCTTCACCTCGGATTACCGCAACGATCCCGGCCGCGATATTCCAGTGTTCCGTGAAACGCTTCCCGATGGCGTGACCTATGACACGCTCGACGAAATTCGCGGATCACGCGGCGACAACACCCGCGAATTCGTGGTCCCGGAAGGCCATTATTTCATGATGGGTGACAACCGCGACAATTCGCTCGACAGCCGTTTCGATGTCGGTTTCGTGCCGGCTGAAAATCTCGTCGGCCGCGCCAGCGTCATTTTCTTCTCGCTCGGCAACGACACCTCCTTCGCCGAAATCTGGAAATGGCCGGCCAACATGCGTTGGGGCCGTATCTTCAAGGGAATCGGTGGCTGA
- the rnc gene encoding ribonuclease III — MARRGTGENDIAAFSRLIGFEFADRDRIARALTHSSARSGKGSNYERLEFLGDRVLGLVIAENLFRLYPTASEGELSVRLNQLVSAEACARVADELDLHRFIKTGQDVKKLTGKRVLSIRADVVESVIAAIYLEGGLEPARHFIETNWAPLFADGVTLKRDAKTELQEWAHAHFGETPVYHVEDRSGPDHEPRFTVKVTVKGVAPETGVERSKRAAEQVAATRLLEREGVWAASSES; from the coding sequence ATGGCGCGACGAGGCACGGGCGAAAACGATATTGCAGCTTTTTCCCGCCTGATTGGCTTTGAATTTGCCGACCGGGACCGTATCGCCCGGGCGCTCACCCATTCGAGCGCCCGCAGCGGCAAGGGCAGCAATTACGAGCGGCTCGAATTTCTCGGCGATCGGGTGCTGGGACTGGTGATCGCGGAGAACCTGTTCAGGCTCTACCCGACGGCCAGTGAAGGCGAACTTTCCGTGCGCCTGAACCAGCTCGTCAGCGCCGAGGCCTGTGCGCGGGTGGCCGACGAGCTGGACCTGCACCGCTTCATCAAGACCGGGCAAGACGTCAAGAAACTGACCGGCAAGCGGGTGCTCAGCATCCGCGCCGATGTCGTGGAAAGCGTGATCGCCGCGATCTACCTGGAAGGCGGGCTGGAGCCTGCACGGCATTTCATCGAGACCAACTGGGCGCCGCTCTTTGCCGATGGCGTGACGCTGAAGCGCGATGCCAAGACCGAGTTGCAGGAATGGGCGCATGCGCATTTCGGCGAAACACCGGTCTATCACGTCGAAGATCGCAGCGGCCCCGACCACGAGCCGCGTTTCACCGTGAAGGTGACTGTAAAGGGCGTTGCGCCGGAGACCGGCGTCGAGCGTTCCAAGCGGGCGGCAGAGCAGGTGGCCGCGACCCGGCTTCTCGAGCGCGAAGGCGTGTGGGCGGCATCCTCGGAAAGTTGA
- the era gene encoding GTPase Era, producing the protein MSEAETTEENGATHSGFVALIGPTNAGKSTLVNRLVGAKVSIVSHKVQTTRAMLRGIAIHDRTQIVFMDTPGIFKPRRRLDRAMVMAAWTGARDADLIMLLVDSERGLKGDAEAILEGLKEVRQPKILVLNKIDRVRHEDLLALAAKANETVEFDRTFMISATNGSGCDDLMDWLATTLPEGPWYYPEDQISDLPMRQLAAEITREKLFLRLHQELPYSSHVETEKWEERKDGSVRIEQVIYLERDSQKKIALGKGGEAIKSISMAARKELSEILEQPVHLFLFVKVRENWGDDPARYREMGLDFSE; encoded by the coding sequence ATGAGCGAAGCTGAAACCACTGAGGAAAACGGCGCAACGCACTCGGGTTTCGTGGCGCTGATCGGGCCGACCAATGCCGGCAAGTCGACGCTGGTCAACCGGCTTGTCGGCGCCAAGGTATCGATCGTCAGCCACAAGGTTCAGACGACGCGGGCGATGCTGCGCGGCATCGCCATTCACGACCGGACGCAGATCGTGTTCATGGATACGCCCGGTATCTTCAAGCCGCGCCGCCGGCTCGATCGTGCCATGGTGATGGCCGCCTGGACCGGCGCGCGCGATGCCGACCTCATCATGCTGCTCGTCGATAGCGAGCGCGGCCTGAAGGGCGATGCCGAGGCGATTCTGGAAGGGCTGAAGGAGGTCCGCCAGCCGAAGATCCTGGTGCTGAACAAGATCGACCGCGTGCGCCACGAGGACCTGCTGGCGCTTGCCGCCAAGGCCAATGAAACCGTCGAATTCGACCGCACCTTCATGATTTCGGCGACCAACGGCTCGGGCTGCGATGATCTGATGGACTGGCTGGCGACGACGCTTCCGGAAGGCCCTTGGTATTATCCCGAGGACCAGATTTCCGACCTGCCGATGCGCCAGCTCGCCGCCGAGATCACCCGCGAAAAGCTGTTCCTGCGCCTGCACCAGGAGCTTCCTTACTCCTCCCACGTCGAGACCGAAAAGTGGGAAGAGCGCAAGGATGGCTCGGTGCGCATCGAACAGGTGATCTATCTGGAGCGCGATAGCCAGAAGAAGATCGCCCTCGGCAAGGGTGGCGAGGCGATCAAGTCGATTTCGATGGCGGCCCGCAAGGAGCTGTCCGAAATCCTCGAGCAACCCGTCCACCTTTTCCTGTTCGTGAAGGTGCGCGAGAACTGGGGCGACGACCCGGCGCGCTATCGCGAAATGGGGCTCGATTTCTCGGAATAA
- the recO gene encoding DNA repair protein RecO: protein MEWQDEGIVLGVRRHGETSVIAEVMTAVHGRHLGLVRGGRSRTLRPVLQPGNRVALTWRARLSEHLGEYRVEPLSQRAALLMQSATALYGVQAMAALLRLLPERDPHGHLLEAMEVIITHLDEPESAGELYVRFELALLNELGFGLDLEKCAASGSRLNLAYVSPKTGRAVSRDAGAPYADRMLSLPPFLRPDLNEAADAEGLSAAFRLTAFFLDRHVFEPRGLKPDTARDSFVTATLKALA from the coding sequence ATGGAGTGGCAGGACGAAGGCATTGTTCTTGGTGTGCGCCGCCATGGCGAGACCAGCGTTATTGCCGAAGTCATGACCGCCGTCCATGGGCGCCATCTCGGTCTTGTGCGCGGAGGCCGTTCGCGGACGCTGCGGCCGGTGCTGCAGCCCGGCAACCGCGTGGCGCTCACCTGGCGAGCCCGGCTCTCCGAGCATCTCGGCGAATATCGTGTCGAGCCTCTGTCGCAACGCGCGGCACTGCTGATGCAGTCTGCAACCGCGCTTTACGGCGTGCAGGCGATGGCAGCGCTGCTGCGACTGCTGCCGGAACGCGACCCGCATGGGCATCTGCTCGAGGCAATGGAGGTGATCATCACCCATCTCGACGAGCCGGAGTCGGCGGGTGAGCTCTATGTCCGCTTCGAGCTTGCGCTGCTGAACGAGCTGGGCTTCGGCCTCGACCTTGAAAAATGCGCTGCGAGCGGCTCGCGGCTCAACCTCGCCTATGTCTCGCCGAAAACGGGCAGGGCGGTCTCGCGCGACGCCGGTGCGCCCTATGCGGACCGGATGCTGTCGCTGCCGCCATTTCTGCGGCCGGACCTCAACGAGGCTGCCGACGCCGAGGGGCTGAGTGCCGCCTTCCGCCTCACCGCCTTCTTCCTCGATCGCCACGTCTTCGAACCGCGCGGCCTGAAACCGGACACGGCCCGCGACAGTTTTGTCACCGCGACGCTGAAGGCGCTGGCCTGA
- a CDS encoding MOSC domain-containing protein, with the protein MKISALNVFPLKSARGLALAEAYCGPMGLSGDRIAVIADRAGNAITQRDMPPLARLSVTPSADGLRLSMEGKGEIEAVPAESRSDIRVWSDTVNAADAADAVNAMLSNWFDRDVALHFFDGQSNRTASRDFVPRDTPVSFADGFQILVTTTGSLAALNDDLESHGAATVGMERFRPNIVIDCDEAWAEDGWESIAIGDIVLDLVKPCARCIMTTQDQTTGSREIANPLPALGRLRMSADRRAPGPLFGWNAVPRGEGLLKVGDTVTITASRSERWPLKQRRA; encoded by the coding sequence ATGAAGATCAGTGCCCTCAATGTCTTTCCGCTCAAGAGCGCCCGCGGCTTGGCCCTCGCCGAGGCCTATTGCGGCCCGATGGGGCTTTCGGGAGATCGCATCGCCGTGATCGCGGATCGCGCCGGCAACGCCATTACCCAGCGCGACATGCCGCCGCTCGCCCGCCTCAGCGTGACGCCGTCGGCAGACGGATTGCGGCTTTCGATGGAGGGCAAGGGTGAAATCGAGGCAGTGCCCGCGGAAAGCCGCAGCGATATCCGGGTCTGGAGCGACACCGTAAATGCGGCGGACGCTGCAGATGCCGTCAATGCGATGCTTTCCAACTGGTTCGACCGTGATGTCGCGCTGCACTTCTTCGATGGCCAGTCGAACCGCACCGCCAGCCGTGACTTCGTGCCGCGCGACACGCCGGTCTCGTTTGCCGACGGCTTCCAGATCCTGGTGACAACCACCGGCTCGCTGGCAGCGCTGAACGACGACCTCGAAAGCCATGGGGCGGCAACCGTCGGCATGGAGCGGTTCCGGCCCAATATCGTGATCGATTGCGACGAGGCCTGGGCCGAGGACGGTTGGGAGAGCATCGCCATCGGCGACATCGTGCTCGACCTCGTCAAGCCCTGCGCCCGCTGCATCATGACGACCCAGGACCAGACGACCGGTTCGCGCGAGATCGCCAATCCGCTGCCGGCGCTCGGCCGCCTGCGCATGTCCGCCGACCGCCGCGCACCGGGACCACTTTTCGGCTGGAATGCCGTTCCCCGCGGCGAAGGCCTGCTGAAGGTCGGCGACACCGTCACGATAACCGCAAGCCGCAGCGAGCGCTGGCCGTTGAAGCAGAGGCGGGCCTGA
- a CDS encoding mechanosensitive ion channel family protein, producing MEEQATELIKATGDFADAIIALVVTYAFSVLGAIILLIVGWIIAALVQRSIKNTFSRFENVDKTLAGFFGNIARYGILTIVIIMVLGQFGVQTASILAALGAAGLAIGLALQGTLQNIAAGIMLLVLRPFRVGEYISTGSIDGTVLEVGLFATELKTFDGLYRLAPNSTLWNVAITNYSRVSQRMHELAIGIGYDDDLKQAINILLDLAKNNENVLTDPEPYAFVKELGDSAVVVAMRYWVPGPLWWKTTHVMTRDAKLAFDEAGISIPFPQMTLSTLNEDENLLIEEKPAENADKNS from the coding sequence ATGGAAGAACAAGCCACTGAGTTGATCAAGGCGACCGGCGACTTTGCCGATGCCATTATCGCGCTCGTCGTCACCTATGCCTTCTCCGTGCTCGGCGCGATCATACTGCTGATTGTCGGCTGGATTATCGCAGCGCTTGTCCAGCGATCGATCAAGAACACCTTCTCCCGCTTCGAGAACGTCGACAAGACACTCGCCGGCTTCTTCGGCAACATTGCCCGCTATGGCATCCTGACCATCGTCATCATCATGGTGCTCGGTCAGTTCGGGGTGCAGACCGCCTCCATCCTCGCCGCTCTTGGTGCAGCCGGCCTAGCCATTGGTCTCGCCCTGCAGGGCACGCTGCAGAATATCGCCGCCGGGATCATGCTGCTGGTGCTGCGCCCGTTCCGGGTCGGGGAATACATCTCCACCGGCTCAATCGACGGCACGGTGCTCGAGGTCGGCCTGTTCGCAACCGAACTCAAGACCTTCGACGGCCTCTATCGTCTGGCGCCGAATTCGACCCTGTGGAATGTCGCGATCACCAACTATTCCCGCGTCTCGCAGCGCATGCATGAGCTTGCCATCGGCATCGGTTATGACGACGACCTGAAGCAGGCGATCAATATCCTGCTCGACCTCGCCAAGAATAACGAGAACGTTCTCACCGATCCCGAGCCCTACGCCTTCGTCAAGGAGCTGGGCGACAGCGCGGTGGTCGTTGCTATGCGCTACTGGGTGCCGGGGCCGCTGTGGTGGAAGACCACGCATGTCATGACCCGCGACGCCAAGCTCGCCTTCGACGAAGCCGGCATCTCCATCCCGTTCCCGCAGATGACGCTGTCGACCCTCAACGAAGACGAAAATCTGCTGATCGAGGAAAAACCGGCGGAAAACGCCGACAAGAACAGCTAA
- a CDS encoding tyrosine phosphatase family protein produces the protein MSRTIIVAPLARAGEMAARYHCRHMLSLMANGHDFAKPGIVESHHTLRMNDIAFAGTGKLVGPGAQHVSELMEFARRWAFDGPLLVHCWLGVSRSPAAALLVALALLPGLSDAALAGRLRSAAPFATPNRRLIALGDEALGREGRLIEAVAEIGRGAECATGLPFVLDLS, from the coding sequence ATGAGCCGCACCATCATTGTTGCACCGCTCGCGCGCGCCGGCGAGATGGCGGCACGCTACCACTGCCGCCATATGCTTTCGCTGATGGCAAATGGGCATGATTTCGCCAAACCGGGCATCGTCGAGAGCCACCACACGCTGCGCATGAACGACATCGCCTTTGCGGGCACCGGCAAGCTTGTCGGCCCCGGCGCGCAGCATGTCAGCGAGTTGATGGAGTTCGCCCGGCGCTGGGCATTCGATGGCCCGTTGCTCGTCCATTGCTGGCTCGGCGTCTCGCGCTCCCCAGCAGCCGCGCTGCTCGTGGCGCTGGCATTGCTGCCTGGCCTGAGCGACGCTGCCCTTGCCGGCAGGCTCCGCAGCGCCGCCCCCTTCGCAACGCCGAACCGACGGCTCATCGCCCTTGGCGACGAGGCGCTTGGACGCGAGGGAAGACTGATCGAGGCGGTCGCGGAGATCGGCCGTGGCGCAGAATGCGCGACCGGCCTGCCATTTGTTCTGGACCTCTCCTGA
- a CDS encoding YfbR-like 5'-deoxynucleotidase: MATRNDARAWQRMLSGRRLDLLDPSPMDVEISDIAHGLARVARWNGQTLGAHAYSVAQHSLVVETIFTHLNRPSAEDCQMALLHDAPEYVIGDMISPFKAVVGGGYKTVEKRLEAAIHLRYSLPPHPARTLKAKIKAADRIAAYFEAVTLAGFTIAEATRFFGQPNRISADMLPIEPMPTADAQALFLARFEAIEEKRLARERTAS; the protein is encoded by the coding sequence ATGGCGACCCGCAATGACGCCCGCGCCTGGCAGCGCATGCTTTCCGGCCGCCGGCTCGACCTGCTCGATCCCTCGCCCATGGATGTCGAAATCTCCGACATTGCCCACGGCCTCGCCCGTGTCGCCCGCTGGAACGGCCAGACGCTCGGCGCGCACGCCTATTCGGTGGCCCAGCATTCGCTGGTGGTCGAAACGATCTTCACCCATCTCAACCGGCCGAGCGCCGAGGATTGCCAGATGGCCTTGCTGCACGACGCGCCGGAATATGTGATCGGCGACATGATCTCACCGTTCAAGGCTGTGGTCGGTGGCGGCTACAAGACCGTGGAGAAGCGGCTGGAAGCGGCGATCCACCTGCGCTATTCGCTGCCGCCGCACCCGGCGCGAACGCTGAAGGCGAAGATCAAGGCCGCCGATCGCATCGCCGCCTATTTCGAGGCCGTGACCCTTGCAGGCTTCACCATTGCGGAGGCCACGCGGTTCTTCGGCCAGCCAAACCGGATCTCGGCCGACATGCTGCCGATCGAACCGATGCCGACCGCCGACGCCCAGGCCCTGTTCCTCGCCCGTTTCGAGGCGATCGAAGAGAAGCGCCTTGCCCGGGAACGGACAGCCTCATGA
- a CDS encoding YgfZ/GcvT domain-containing protein yields MANIYLPDRKFITLSGAEAEHFLQNLVTTDIAKIAAGESWPGALLTPQGKIQFDFLIARDGDGFLIETHAEDAAGLVQRLTLYKLRAKVQIALAETEGVTLFEDAATAEGVFADQRFARAGMTIFRRPGKHGDEGSDDALRIAAGVAEMHRDFAPQDVFPHDVLFDTNGALSFRKGCYVGQEVVSRMQHRGTARRRLVRIDATAALPTPGTTLTAAGKPVGELGTTFKGVGMAIVRIDRVASALTTGEAIVAGGTPVTVTPYAWSGVSLDKTTGEDA; encoded by the coding sequence ATGGCAAATATTTATCTCCCGGACAGGAAATTCATCACGCTCTCCGGCGCGGAAGCGGAGCATTTCCTGCAGAACCTCGTCACCACCGATATCGCCAAGATCGCTGCCGGCGAATCCTGGCCGGGTGCGCTGCTGACGCCGCAGGGCAAGATCCAGTTCGACTTCCTCATCGCGCGCGACGGCGATGGCTTCCTGATCGAGACCCACGCCGAAGACGCGGCAGGCCTCGTCCAGCGTCTGACCCTCTACAAGCTGCGTGCCAAGGTGCAGATCGCCCTGGCAGAGACGGAAGGCGTCACCCTTTTCGAGGATGCGGCAACGGCAGAGGGCGTCTTCGCCGACCAGCGTTTCGCCCGCGCCGGCATGACGATCTTCCGCCGCCCCGGCAAACACGGCGACGAGGGCTCCGACGACGCGCTGCGCATTGCCGCCGGCGTCGCCGAAATGCACCGGGACTTCGCGCCGCAGGACGTCTTTCCCCATGACGTGCTGTTCGACACCAATGGCGCCCTCTCCTTCCGCAAGGGCTGTTATGTCGGCCAGGAAGTCGTCTCGCGCATGCAGCATCGCGGCACGGCACGGCGGCGGCTGGTGCGGATCGATGCCACGGCGGCGCTTCCGACGCCCGGCACGACGCTGACGGCGGCCGGCAAGCCGGTCGGCGAACTCGGCACGACCTTCAAAGGTGTCGGCATGGCGATCGTGCGCATAGATCGTGTGGCATCCGCACTCACCACTGGTGAAGCCATCGTCGCCGGCGGGACGCCTGTCACCGTCACGCCCTATGCCTGGAGCGGCGTCTCGCTCGACAAAACGACGGGCGAGGACGCGTAA
- a CDS encoding NUDIX hydrolase yields MNPKPASSVIIRRGEAFLLVRRANPPAQAMYAFPGGRAEAGETPEQAALRELVEETGLVAERAEFFAVYDLIDRDSTGTITSFYRLSVFLAEADPAAIATAADDADELGWYTLAEIRGLPVPTSVLECAEKLAATTAPNLV; encoded by the coding sequence ATGAACCCGAAGCCTGCCTCCTCCGTCATCATCAGGCGCGGTGAGGCCTTTCTTCTGGTGCGGCGGGCCAACCCGCCGGCGCAGGCGATGTATGCCTTTCCCGGTGGCCGAGCCGAAGCTGGCGAGACCCCGGAACAGGCTGCGCTGCGCGAACTCGTGGAAGAAACCGGTCTTGTGGCCGAGCGGGCGGAGTTCTTCGCGGTCTATGATCTCATCGACCGCGATTCGACCGGAACGATCACCAGTTTCTATCGGCTCAGCGTCTTTCTGGCGGAAGCCGATCCGGCAGCAATCGCCACCGCAGCCGATGACGCCGACGAACTGGGCTGGTATACGCTCGCCGAAATCCGCGGGCTGCCCGTGCCGACAAGCGTGCTGGAATGCGCCGAGAAACTCGCGGCGACGACCGCCCCGAACCTGGTGTGA